TTTAAATCCACCGATTTATAGGTAGTCAATTTTTgggttgaatttaaaacatgttaATTCCACTGGTACAATTTTTTGACCTGAAAAAACATGTTAACTCCACTGATAGTAAAATCCAcagattaaactatatttttaatatagttacacATCAACTGCCAACTATgtgcgttttattttaattttttttttcaactaccAAATAGtgagcattattaattatatattttttttaaatttgtgtaaatgatgatataagtacatatctgaatataacatgtataaattagaaatctgtacataaattatgtacctattacctattgtaacttagtattattattgcgtgtttaataattttatattatacttatatactgttatactaattaattatctcAAACGAAAGGGTAAATcccaaaaatctaaataaaaataaaaatgatgtaccggtggaatttgcattttttttccgGTAGTAAAAAATTACCGGTGaaatttacatgaaaaaagGTTTAAAAAGGTCGCAATTGGTGTAATTTACATCATAGTGAATGATGGTACTTAGTTAGATAACATACACCGACCTCTTAGTAGTTGGTATATccaatataatgtacctactcatgcatactatagtataaattataactcttaaaagtatataataaagaaatgtactattaaattgtcaagtgttagaacaatacaatttttatataacttacaCATAAAGTCCAAACCAAGGCTGTCAAATTGACATGTCGTGGTGTAAACATGTGTAATTCTTGTAGGCATACTGTAGATTCTGCTTGAACTAATGGATCTTCGTGATCTTGCATAATAGCACAGGCACACAAAAAAGATGAACGTGCAGTAGTAATTGATGCAGAATTAcctgaatataaatattattaacaaataaatatataaaataggataagttatcattgtttaaaatatcttgtcaaataaattactaagtaaatttatagttaaaaaattaagccttaaaaaacaaaatataaattataaattatttcatcacataatttagtaataaatacctTGTAATTCTGGTCCAATAGTAGTAATTAGAGATGAGATCAATTTGCCAATACATTGATGAACATCAGCATGATAATGAGGAACTATTAGCAGAAGTTTTAAAGCTAACGATAGTGAAGGTTCTATATAACCTCTAAACATTGGTCCCCCTGAATTTGCTATAAGAGATAATGCATGGAGAGACCAAACCTAAtgcaaattaaacaaataaataatacataaatatttttaattatttaactatttcaaATACTTGAACAATTGGAGATGTGGTATCTTGAGCTAACGCAAGCAAAATGCTAACACTAGTATTCAAATGATGTGATGACCCCATACCACCAACATGTCTATGTAAATATCCAAGAGCTAAAGAATGTCCAGTTCGACTAGGGACATCTCTAGCACACCGAAGACGATCAAAACTAGTTTGAGCAAGCATAGCAGTGAATCTTGAATCTGAAACTGCTTGAGCCATACGACCAACACTCTCTGCAGCAGCCACTCGCAGAATTGTATTACCATTTGTTAATGCAttctaaaatgaaattaaatttaacaaccaTAATAAGGAATATGAATTAACATAAGGAAACGAAACTAAACATATACaattcttatataatttaaaatgtattcagaaaaataatttattactgtaaTTAGAGTAGCAGTAGTTGTTTTAATTTCTTCATGACCAATTGTTGATTTGGTATCTGAAAGTGCTTTAAGACCAGCTAAAAGTGAAGCAAAAATGTTGGTTGAAATAGCATCACACCGACATGACTTggagtattttatttgatctgTGAAATGGTCTATCATCTGAATTCTGTGTTTATTGGCCACACGTGGAAATATTAAACCAAATAGAGTAACCGATGCATCAATTACAGATACACCCAGTGGTAAGGGACTTGGTATATTATCATCctagaaaatgttttaatctaattaagtacaatacactgaataatttctaatggtaaatgtttttttactgagtttaaaattagatattagtAAAAGTACAAATAGCTAGTCAACAATAAACTAGatgagtatataattttagaataaactCAGAGCCCTAAAgagaaaatatagaatataaaattaatcaataaatacatccagataatcatttttgaaattactggtacttttttaacttattttcttatttttaatatgagaaacatgatatttatttgaattaaaataaagtcatttttaaactaagaatcatcattattagtcagatgttttataaaaactcaGTAAGGTAATACATTGTCAAACAAACACAAGCCTAATTAGTAATCAGAGCCGTAGCTAGGGCTTGGCGAAATGGCCCAGGCCAGAGGCGCAAAatccataataaaatataccatatattataccaattatattaataacataaattttatttagaatatgggcaaaataattatattagaatagCTATGCTATAGTACTTTATTATAGCGTAgtgtgtacaaaaatattacaatttatgagtgtttacaaaataatatatcattataatataacactaccCCACCTCAGCACACATgacaattgttaaaataatgattttcaaaattgattattattattaactcatAGCtgcatgtttaatttaaagttaggattctaaatgttttatatttatattttaaagaccttcatcaatttattcatatttatgagTGGTAGATAACTACtcctattttagtatttaatcttTTTGTATCAGTCCATGAAAGGAAACACTTgtgaaaaaagttttaataaactgaaaatttttaagaactatCTAAGGTCCATaatgtttaagaaaaaattgacaaatatgactatatgagtattatattgattgaaCGTGAATTggcttcaaaaattaattttgaaaatatagatGAATTTGCTACTAAAAAAGCACAAAAagtgaaattttgaaatgtataaaagtacaattgttttttaaattattatataagggcgaaaatatgttaaatggcCAGGAGCGCAAATGAACAATGCTATGGCTCTGTTAGTaatcactattaaatattaatttattaaatacttactttAGAAACTGAGAGATAAAGATATCTAGGATCATGTTCTAATGCACCTGATCCTATggcattattttgtattagctgaaaaaaattattatatagtttatgttaaaaattaataaaattgtatttcttattcagtaaaataacaatttgaaaatatcttaagattttttttctaatttcaattgaagaaaaaaaataaacttatatttgtttgaattatcatgatgtaaataacaaaataatcaaataataactatgaagtatttaatgtataataaaaaatttaataattataaatacatcataaacttaattatgatagtagttcaaatttttacatttcatatataaatatatattgtaaggccgtaaaataattatttctcctaaaactaattttgaattttagttgtaatccaaaaacttataaacaatatacatgaatttaactaaatgttttaattttaattttatttacatggtacaataatataaaaatgtatgactaTTTTTAAGCTACATTTAATAACTTAGCGATATAGGCTGACAGAACTTCAGAatcttttttcatataaaataacatatcattacatttttatttaacacaacCATCACAGTGACCCACTCAACACTGattgttgtataatagaaTGGTAAATGGTACCTACAtctcactttaaaaaaaaatgtatttatcatataaactataaaagtcAAATAAGAAAGCAACTCATTTTAAACTTGCAAGTCATTAAACTTgccagttaataatataaaatatccttgTTTTAACAGAATACTGCTAATAATagctatttgtaataataattaataataatttattattactttcaaattaataataatagattacaaTTCTgagctgattttttttttttattaatttgtctattatcaatgtatttagtataaatagtatttcaagacataaatgtttatagattGTTCAATAACtatgtatgcataataaaGGTATCGTCGAATAAAgttgcacaattttttttaagcgtgttactattaaaatacaaaaacagaaATACAGCAATAGTATCAGATgtcaagtaaaaatattttctttttttatgttttagtcGAAGTCAGcaagtaacaaaatataaaaaaagccgTAACCTAATAaatctgtttaaaaaaaattaaataatagttaattattgtatatttttaaatttacaacataAGTCAAAGCCCATAAATTTGTAGCTCATAaacacaaaaactaaaatgcataataccTGTTTTTCTTATGTAAAacgtttttacaaaaaaaaattaaaagaagcaCAAATGCAAATAGTAAGTTATGTGTGTGCTaagaaatgtaatattttagagtaagtttattttacaattacaatGATTTTTCAGGTTGAATTCCCCCAatggacaatattatttttaataattactttattttaattgtagaataaaaaataatactgaatattacatacatatttgttCATGACGACTTACATAATCATATTCAACTTTTCTTGAACAATCCACCTTAATTATAAGcagcaatttaaaaaccaaaaaataagttaatttaaaccaaggataactaatataaaaataattattttgtcatacagaatatataataggccaatattacttatattatttactacatacaataaaacaataaagaaTCAATTACCTGATCTTCAATTGTTTGATGATGTGAATGTTGAACAGGACATATTCCCAATAATATTCCTTCTTCGTTTTTACAAACATATCTCAATTTTGATGTAACAGTATTAGCAGGATTTTCTGCCAATGTAAATTCTGAGACCAACAgtcttaaaatatgtgtaaatgaagctgtaattatataattttgttttattttgcagAGATAAATTATACTTCATTAGGAACTTAAGAAGCATACTAAACCTTCTCTAAAATCtatagttgaaaataatattaacagaaTTAAATTACCTTCAAAATCTTGTGCAGGAATCAGAGATAATGTTTCATATAATCGCAATCTGACTAATGCTATTGGAGCTTTTAAGTGTTGACCACAGCTTTTAACAACTGAATTCATACtaaacatatatttcattatttaaccaatatatttatatttacaagttTGGTTTAAGTTGACTTCAACGCATATCTTtcatactatagtatatttaagataacataaatatttacttaattagcATTGCAAGAGCAGATTCAATTGGAATTAATAATCTTCTAATTATATCTTCTGTGACTAGTTCGTTACAGTTGaataaaaaactgtaaatagATGCAAGAGCTCCTGCTCGGCCTTCCAaaatcaactataatatttaaaataaagtaaacagTTTaagaattatgtttttaattatataaatattataaaataatgtttttttagtgAACCTTACCTGCCAAGTAAATGCATCTCCTCTTGCCTTTTCAGATTCAAGTTCTTTAGATGATCGCGGAAAAGAATTTCTCCATAAAAGAAGCATACGTGGTAAAAGTCCTCGAACAACACTAActcctatatttataaataaattattattatttttaaaaggatGCACcactattatgttatttttatcttacttATGTACATAGCATATCTGTATTCAGTAGAATccattttatgttgttagctttaataacaaaactacTATCAAAGTTaaaggtaagaacattatcaaGGGCATAAgcttttgttgatattttcattttaatatttttttcttaccttaaagtattttaataaatacattggctctaatattaaagctaacaatataaaatagattctgTTGAATGTAAATTTGCTGTGTTATGCATTAGTACAACACATGCAAGTGAAATGTCttctaattaatttgaaaaaaagtatttaagaatatctaaatatatcacCTAATGTCATCACACCACCAATTAACAACCATCCAGCTTGAGTTCTACTTAATGATAGCCGACTATTTTGACTAGCACTTCTCAGTAAATCTTCAGCAGTATTAAagattatctataaattataaataatatttttattataagatataatatatgatagttTAAGAACTAACTTTTCCTCGCATATGAGGGATACCCAAAGGTGAGACATTAACACTTCCAAGTATACCGATAAGTACAGCACTATaaccaaaaattatttctggCGTAGCTCTTGTACTCTCAATATTCTCAATACATCTAATaaacaatgattatttaaaatttatttattttataaaaaatattgataaatataaaatataccgatCAATTAAAGGAGTACATTGGCTGGGTAAGGCAATACAAACACACCGTATACACCATGCCGCTGATAATCGAGCAGCTTGACTTGGATGTACCATAACAGATAAAGCTGTTTCAATGACatctaaagaaaaaaacaataaatcaaaaatgtattaacaaacaatatacaaattgGTTTTACTGCAGGTATTATCTGATATAAGATTGTTCGCCATTGTGCCCATGTTAAGCAATAAACAGCCCATTTCTTGCAACGCACAAACTAAAAAGTGTTGACCAAATATAGTCTCTTGATTAAAATCTTTAGCATTTTCTGGACTGAAATCtaaaatagcataaaatttcataaatttagccaactttaattatatttattttaccgaTTGAACTCATTTGTTTCTTAACAATTAGGGCCAATTCTTTACAGGCAGAAGATTGTGCTTTTTCACTTAACATTTGTCCAAGAACACTACGTAATATAAAGCTAATACACTTTCTAGAATAAACAGCATCAACATGAGAGGATGCTGATTTTGGATTGGCCACTAAATCTAAAATGTGTCGCatgaaagtatttaaatttttttccagCCAAGTAACATCTAATGAATGAACAAATTCCACATATgtctaaaaatgaaaaaaaagtaaaatattaataatttatttaaatttaataagacaAAAACTTACATAAGTAACACCAACTCTAACTTCTCGGTGACTACCAGTAGTTCCTTTTATAATTTCACCTGTTCCTTTAAGAAACCCAGTGCCACCTCTTAAAAATCCATtcattaatatagttaatgaaTCTTCTAATGTAACACATTTTGTTGACTTTGACGTTTGAGCtaagaacaaatatttttttcaaactaagacaaaaatatattgtttaaagttGTATACCTGAATGATGTTCTTTGTTTTGGATTTGTGtagaagcaattaaaaatcctaaaaatTTTGCTACAGAACATCTTACTTCATAATTTGCATTCTCAAATGCTCGAAAACATAATGTAGCTACATTTTCTAACTctgatgtatataaaaaattggaatgttttatcatttcaaataaacactaaacagaaaaaataataatagtttatgacaaaaataaaattaaaatttgtgttaCTTTGGCAGTAGCAGTTCGAACAGCCATTACTCGATCAGTCAGAGAATGTTTAATAGCCTTGTAAATATCTTTATGAACATGACCCATAACATTTCCCATTCCACAGCaaatctaattataaatataaaaatttgaataagtaaaattaattcaaataatttagtaaaattaattaccttttctaatgttataattatctcTACTCTCATTTGAGATTCTGCATTTTTcagacattttattaaaatatacacagtTTCTTCATATGAACGCCCCATCATTCGTcccaaatttttatacataaatcccATACATGTGATTGCAGctctaaaaaaatgatttaagtaatcaaataaatacagtaaaattttTGCTATCTGACTTATTTTAGAACCTGTcgaagttaataattttaaacattttttaatattaaaagtatatgaaatatattatgattaaattctttaaatataatataataaaacaacatttttaatttcctcttaagtacataataaatatctcaaatgcttaaagaaaatttaaataacttaaaagtaaaacaatttttatagataatatcaaGAAAACACTATACAAACACATTTTGTTGCTTTTGTATCATGTatctgttattaaaaaaaaaaaaagacatctacatattttttctttttttgtcaTGCACATTTTAGACtgaatcataaatcataaatccTTTTGATATGAAATAGAAACAtctaaatttcatattatttggcatatttttgcattttaaggcatttttagatacaaataattcattgttttgtttatcagtgatatttttttttagtaaattttatacattgaaggtcatttttcttaaattttaaatgtcatagaacatttttaaactttaggaaaaaatatttaattttattaaaaatttattgaacttatatattttaaataaataataaataatacaatttttaacacatttttgaatataataattatgctgaTGAATCttacaacttaaaaaattatatactattgtttcattaaattattattgaaagtatattcaatattttgccTATTATAGGGCATACAAGATTACCAACAATTAACTTGTTGTTTTTactatcttaaattttaaaatttatatttatagatacatacAACTTTGTAGAAAGGTATGTTAATGAATCATCTTTGACACGTAACATATCATTACATCTGTTAACTGTATCAAAAAGAAGAAATGTATCGCCGACATTGAACAAAGTAGACAAGCATTTTGCAATTAACATTCTAGTCGGTGGACCTGGATTTTCTTGAATTAAACTCGTTAACTGttcgactatttttttttgacattctTTGATATcaacctaaaatataataattaaaatccattattattaatatatttataggtgaGAAAACAAActtgttttcaaaattcatATTGTCTAATTAGATAAATCAGTATTCAGTAGTTTTAGATAAGTCTTTTTagcataaaaaacaatatttcaaatcttttcatatgttatttaaaatgttcttcTACCAGGTGTCAAATGCCCTAATTTTTCAGATAGCAATTGGTCTAgttgttattgaaaaataacccAATTTACATCTGATATTCAAAAAGGTTGGTCTAtagcttttttaataattaataagaatttaaaaaaaaagttctgtattaaaaaaattggatgAGGAACTTACTTTCTTGGAAGTCAGTAATACTTTATCCAAAAACCGTAGCCATTCAAAGATGAAAACTGGACGTTTAGTTTCTGGTAACTGTCTTAACGCGTCTTCGTTCAACAGCAAACTATGGCTTAGCTCCATCATAACaaacgaaatataaaatataacctatCTAATGAGGAttctaagtaattaaaataatagcatcGTCAACCATCAAACAATagtcatcaaatatttttttttattttataatagcataaaataaattataactagttAGTTAGACATGTAACTAACTTTTATAGTAACCAGCAAACTGCaggcaaatatttatttatgtactaaATAGATAGTAATTAATGTTTAGTAAGCAGTAGgtaagtatagtatagtaattaACTACTAAATGAATCGTTATcactattaaaaaacaactaataaaTACAGAACATAGATATATAAGTAATGTGACTCATTCATACTAATTCATATCACTAAGCAGCTTTATAGCCACCACAGAACGATATTCGTGATAGCAATATAGCacgaactatataatatatatatatatatatatatatatatgtgtgtatctTAGTTCGTGGCGTAAGGTATAGAAACATTTTGATGTGATAAACTGTATCAAAGTGATTGAAGTATTTCCactgaataaatttattctgcGGTACCCATAGGGCATAGActattgtctataatatattaatataccagCTAGTCCAGCTAATAACTTCCTAATAAGCACggatatagaatatagatattataagatattaaattatcttagtCCGTGGTGGTATCTATCtcatatatatctaatacaaCGGTTCCCAATCGGGGGGGATTTTAGAGCCTTTTAGAGTCTATTAGTTTTCAGGTTATCGggcatcaataataattatttattataaatttctcattaaatttgtacaaataaaaagttaatctAGTTTGCACTTTGGGCTATAGGCGGAAATTTAGTTAAATCTTTAGGGGAACTATAATAATCCAATGTAAAATGACCCCGCACCCCCTTTCTATACACAAGTATAACATACTACATTCGATTTTTGGGGGGTCTATTGAAATACTTGGGGGCTAAGTCCCCTAAGTCCCCTCCCCCGATGTCCGCCTATGCTTTgggcataaaatatttttcggggTGACAAAGTTGAAAGATCAATTATTAAACCAGCAGAAAAATAGACTATCTGACATTAgtgtaatgttaaattaataactatcatttcaaaaaaagtaaattgatCGAATGGTGACCatcatgttaaaaaaaaatttgttttgtacttttgtttttataatttatatgacgtACAGCAACAGCATACCattcagtggcgtatttaaaattttgtcaaaggggaagtaaaataaagtaatagagTACCTACTCTATGCCCTATTTGGGGAAATACGTtggtaaacatataatttcttCCAGGCACTTCTTTCCCATTTGGCACTTTGGGCACGTGCCCAAGGCCATGCGATCGATGGGGTCCCCTAGCTCCTACCAGATTATCTACCgacaatcaatatttattaccgataaataaacttatttcgagaaaaatcaaagaataatcgctaatagtaataataataaaaaagttaaaagttaaaaataatttatagttaaattaatctagattttattttcttcttaCTTCTACCCTATTtacttgatttaataaaatagtactcTGTCCAATTCGTATGGGCCCCGTTATACCACTTTCCAGGGC
This sequence is a window from Rhopalosiphum maidis isolate BTI-1 chromosome 1, ASM367621v3, whole genome shotgun sequence. Protein-coding genes within it:
- the LOC113551775 gene encoding HEAT repeat-containing protein 5B isoform X1, with amino-acid sequence MMELSHSLLLNEDALRQLPETKRPVFIFEWLRFLDKVLLTSKKVDIKECQKKIVEQLTSLIQENPGPPTRMLIAKCLSTLFNVGDTFLLFDTVNRCNDMLRVKDDSLTYLSTKLAAITCMGFMYKNLGRMMGRSYEETVYILIKCLKNAESQMRVEIIITLEKICCGMGNVMGHVHKDIYKAIKHSLTDRVMAVRTATAKCLFEMIKHSNFLYTSELENVATLCFRAFENANYEVRCSVAKFLGFLIASTQIQNKEHHSAQTSKSTKCVTLEDSLTILMNGFLRGGTGFLKGTGEIIKGTTGSHREVRVGVTYTYVEFVHSLDVTWLEKNLNTFMRHILDLVANPKSASSHVDAVYSRKCISFILRSVLGQMLSEKAQSSACKELALIVKKQMSSIDFSPENAKDFNQETIFGQHFLVCALQEMGCLLLNMGTMANNLISDNTCNVIETALSVMVHPSQAARLSAAWCIRCVCIALPSQCTPLIDRCIENIESTRATPEIIFGYSAVLIGILGSVNVSPLGIPHMRGKIIFNTAEDLLRSASQNSRLSLSRTQAGWLLIGGVMTLGVSVVRGLLPRMLLLWRNSFPRSSKELESEKARGDAFTWQLILEGRAGALASIYSFLFNCNELVTEDIIRRLLIPIESALAMLINMNSVVKSCGQHLKAPIALVRLRLYETLSLIPAQDFEASFTHILRLLVSEFTLAENPANTVTSKLRYVCKNEEGILLGICPVQHSHHQTIEDQVDCSRKVEYDYLIQNNAIGSGALEHDPRYLYLSVSKDDNIPSPLPLGVSVIDASVTLFGLIFPRVANKHRIQMIDHFTDQIKYSKSCRCDAISTNIFASLLAGLKALSDTKSTIGHEEIKTTTATLITNALTNGNTILRVAAAESVGRMAQAVSDSRFTAMLAQTSFDRLRCARDVPSRTGHSLALGYLHRHVGGMGSSHHLNTSVSILLALAQDTTSPIVQVWSLHALSLIANSGGPMFRGYIEPSLSLALKLLLIVPHYHADVHQCIGKLISSLITTIGPELQGNSASITTARSSFLCACAIMQDHEDPLVQAESTVCLQELHMFTPRHVNLTALVWTLCQNLSNSHLLLRKAAVSCLRQLSQREAKEVCEIAESFVKSPENINKEGFLLTESGLPGVLFNMLDTEMDKQLIKDIHDTLISMLQMLAVDNLTKWINLCKSVLTVSSELNNKEIDKTDGAIINDEDETGDDHDEFQKDSKNELLKRKRQPRWPTRVFAVQCICRIISTCHKECDSTPHFNLSLAKELSFTNNKGDYLILHLSDLIRMAFMAATSDSDQLRLEGFETLNEIIEKFAQVPEPEFPGHLLLEQFQAQVSAALRPAFSEDTPSHVTAAACRVCGTWIGSGVARDLNDLRRVYHLLVTSLKKLTPGFNINFNSLYNESVATFECLAILKAWAQIYIIAMINNGIAPENFNKNSRSNTSETNDDFGNYEGQNDSLLTLIHPELDMLSKNWQAALKDHALLLLPCEFNSQLPHEGGAFYTSSTIDNSRSHYKNAWPPILYALSLWLNAEEFKQENTSIAKELQDKFYLIFGICTEAICNQRTLENLENFIICLKSLYTILDSSLARRMMMKNCILAVETLNIMHKLLLTNDSIEVQQTIMNIVKQIVKAAQEDLKIKNSITTNDKSLGSSTAADVACLGDGELDGVLEHDKSIVFATLEVCMCLIVRQIPDMNPTPLVSSTRKLHSNCLNHNVIATTLNIMAQLPNLCSPSGGVQILPTIAYLITNVLKELGETNSSSETSKNKVSILAALDAFHILCKHPFGYHKVSESKWRSLLQSTIAKLIDISKTGDEGKKLNEITMLSVITVFTLHAPPGVMFVQNILYPCINYCTQCFGSDNILVKTKCIQFLKAVFQHEDKYIATGYIQALAPRLMELLYVEIPNIMLESNLIMLCEAISAIECLVQLAQPKHRIQMLSLLVPSLINFLMNTELTKYDSTISKSRSKLHEFSLQCLLKIGPVYPQEFKVIMSQNNKLKTKLEHTIKTTKSQQQFNSGCHIPQNITKSIQPSIKLKTDFTNFS